A genomic stretch from uncultured Cohaesibacter sp. includes:
- a CDS encoding M42 family peptidase — protein MNIDLLRRLCETPGVPGREHRIRALIEKEAEGLFDEIYTDAMGSLVCTRFPTTEQEEGAVPERILLLCHMDEIGFLVSHISDKGFINIDPVGGFDPRTLFARRVLVCTNDGDYKGVMNPGGKGLHISTPEERKKLPEVTDFIVDLGMGETTKEKVKVGDYIVMDEPLLDMGEKVVSKALDNRIACWLGIEVIREIVEAKVAHECEITVAFTAQEEVGLRGARTASFGVAPDVVIGVDTTLSCDTPGTPEKDTVTTQGKGAGLDIKDGSFIADIDLVEELEAVASEKDIPVQRFILARGGQDGAAGQQAGSGTKAAAIGVGTRYIHTVCEMIDKTDIQSAKDLLVSYLGKH, from the coding sequence ATGAACATTGATCTTCTCCGTCGCCTTTGCGAAACCCCCGGTGTTCCGGGCCGCGAACATCGCATCCGCGCCCTGATTGAAAAAGAAGCCGAAGGCCTCTTTGATGAAATCTATACTGACGCCATGGGGTCGCTCGTCTGCACCCGCTTCCCGACGACCGAGCAGGAAGAAGGGGCTGTTCCAGAGCGCATCCTGCTGCTCTGCCACATGGACGAGATCGGCTTTCTCGTCAGCCATATTTCCGACAAGGGCTTCATCAATATCGACCCGGTGGGCGGTTTTGACCCGCGCACCCTTTTTGCACGCCGCGTGCTCGTTTGCACCAATGACGGCGACTACAAGGGCGTTATGAATCCGGGCGGCAAGGGCCTGCATATCTCCACCCCGGAAGAACGCAAGAAGCTGCCGGAAGTAACCGACTTCATTGTCGATCTGGGCATGGGTGAAACCACCAAGGAAAAAGTCAAGGTCGGCGATTATATCGTCATGGACGAGCCCCTGCTCGACATGGGCGAGAAAGTGGTCTCCAAAGCGCTGGACAACCGCATCGCCTGCTGGCTCGGCATCGAAGTCATCCGCGAGATCGTTGAAGCCAAGGTCGCCCATGAGTGCGAAATCACGGTTGCCTTCACCGCTCAGGAAGAAGTCGGCCTCAGAGGCGCCCGTACGGCAAGCTTTGGTGTTGCCCCCGATGTTGTCATCGGCGTTGACACCACCCTTTCCTGCGACACGCCGGGTACACCGGAAAAGGATACCGTCACCACCCAGGGTAAAGGCGCAGGCCTTGACATCAAGGACGGGTCCTTCATCGCCGATATCGATCTGGTGGAAGAACTCGAAGCAGTGGCCAGCGAAAAGGACATCCCTGTACAGCGCTTCATTCTGGCCCGTGGTGGACAGGACGGAGCTGCTGGTCAGCAGGCCGGTTCCGGCACCAAGGCAGCTGCCATCGGCGTTGGTACTCGCTACATCCACACCGTTTGCGAGATGATCGACAAGACCGACATCCAGTCCGCAAAAGACCTGTTGGTCAGCTATCTTGGCAAGCATTGA
- a CDS encoding CidA/LrgA family protein, whose protein sequence is MLFYLTIILLCQLIGEALVTLFDLPVPGPVIGMAIMFVGLLIKGSVPDGLSSVGDTLLSHMSLLFIPAGVGIMVNAELIQREFVPITVSLVISTLLCIAVTGLLMSWLTRNKSIGGYKE, encoded by the coding sequence TTGCTCTTCTATTTAACAATCATATTACTCTGCCAGCTGATTGGGGAAGCACTGGTTACGCTCTTTGATCTTCCCGTTCCGGGCCCAGTTATCGGGATGGCGATCATGTTTGTCGGCCTGCTGATCAAAGGCTCTGTGCCCGATGGTCTTTCAAGCGTGGGCGACACACTGCTCTCGCACATGTCTCTTCTGTTCATCCCGGCAGGTGTCGGGATCATGGTCAATGCAGAGCTGATCCAGCGCGAGTTCGTGCCCATCACCGTTTCGCTGGTCATAAGCACCTTGCTTTGCATCGCAGTCACGGGGCTCTTGATGAGCTGGCTTACCCGCAACAAATCCATCGGCGGGTATAAGGAGTAG
- a CDS encoding LrgB family protein, with the protein MQSLNTLLSHLSESPLLYLTLTLIAYQIGLFLYDKSGRKPLVNPVLIAIILLVLLLLVTGTPYDRYFEGASFLHFLLGPATVALAIPLYRQFEKVRKSALAISISLLTGSAVSAVSSVLIAWALGGSEQSFLSLAPKSVTTPVSMGITEALGGVPSLTAVLVIITGILGASLGPTVLNIVRVKSWAARGLAIGTAAHGLGTARKLQVNDEAGAFSGLAMGLNALATAILLPIVWYWIF; encoded by the coding sequence ATGCAATCCCTCAACACGCTTTTGTCGCATTTGAGCGAAAGCCCTCTGCTCTATCTTACGCTGACACTGATCGCTTATCAAATCGGCCTTTTTCTCTATGATAAATCAGGCCGGAAACCGCTCGTTAATCCGGTGCTGATCGCCATCATCCTGCTGGTTCTGTTGCTGCTGGTGACAGGCACTCCCTATGATCGCTATTTCGAGGGTGCCTCATTCCTGCATTTCCTTCTGGGGCCGGCGACGGTGGCACTGGCCATTCCGCTTTATCGGCAATTTGAGAAAGTGCGCAAGTCGGCGCTGGCCATTTCCATTAGCCTGCTTACCGGTTCGGCGGTTTCGGCTGTGTCTTCGGTGTTGATCGCCTGGGCACTGGGGGGCTCTGAACAGTCATTCCTGTCGCTGGCGCCCAAGTCCGTCACCACGCCGGTTTCCATGGGAATCACCGAAGCGCTGGGCGGGGTGCCCTCTCTCACTGCCGTTCTGGTCATTATCACCGGCATTCTGGGGGCCTCTCTCGGGCCCACCGTGCTCAATATCGTACGGGTCAAAAGCTGGGCGGCCCGTGGCCTTGCCATCGGCACGGCGGCACATGGGTTGGGCACGGCGCGTAAACTACAGGTGAATGACGAGGCGGGGGCCTTCTCCGGCCTCGCAATGGGGCTCAATGCACTGGCAACGGCAATCCTCCTGCCCATCGTCTGGTACTGGATTTTCTGA